The proteins below come from a single Candidatus Polarisedimenticolia bacterium genomic window:
- a CDS encoding ATP-binding protein produces MERRREGRPVISLMTYRVVVVTTLLVFTFIIELVFRPEVPLRPFYFLGALTYLMTVAYAATYRVLGESRVFLAAQLTGDLGLVTGLVYATGGSESPLSFLYLIVVITASLLLFRRGGFLAAVAAWILYAVLLECLYFRILPVYPPGGLQDVDLSERRILYLLFSHLFSFLTVAYLSSHVSEVLRKTGESLEARENDLAELRAFNEDILTSINSGLITTTLGGRVTYCNRAACEITGCGIDELSGKDLVGLLGADGAFLDEVRRRLEGANRHRFEREFTDRRGRSLFLGFTASVLKNKEEQPLGLIFIFQDLTDIRVLEEEVSLKKRMAALGEMAAGMAHELRNPLGAISGSVQFLKRDLPAGSSQAELMGIILKESRRLDQAIRDFLLFAKPGPFTPEQVDLALLLSESLKLLRNSDEFSPAHKLSTQFHPEHIPVTVDANRMRQVFWNLSKNALKAMPEGGTLTVKALGEVDQQVLVSFADEGVGMPAGDVEKNFQPFHGSFQHGTGLGLAIVYRIVQEHQGRIRIKGRRGSGTEIQILLPRGQSASRPRAQGETWTGY; encoded by the coding sequence ATGGAACGGCGCCGCGAGGGAAGGCCGGTCATCAGCCTGATGACGTACCGGGTCGTGGTGGTGACCACGCTCCTGGTCTTCACGTTCATCATCGAGCTGGTGTTCCGTCCCGAGGTGCCGCTGCGGCCCTTCTACTTCCTCGGTGCCCTGACCTACCTGATGACGGTGGCCTACGCGGCCACTTACCGAGTCCTCGGGGAGAGCCGCGTCTTCCTGGCGGCGCAGCTCACGGGGGATCTGGGGCTGGTCACGGGGCTGGTCTATGCGACCGGGGGCTCGGAGAGCCCCCTGTCGTTCCTCTACCTGATCGTCGTCATCACCGCGTCGCTCCTGCTGTTCCGGCGCGGCGGCTTCCTGGCGGCAGTGGCCGCGTGGATCCTGTACGCCGTGCTGCTGGAATGCCTCTATTTCAGGATCCTGCCGGTCTATCCGCCGGGAGGCCTGCAGGACGTCGATCTGTCGGAGCGCCGCATCCTCTATCTGCTGTTCTCGCACCTCTTCTCCTTTCTCACCGTGGCCTACCTGAGCTCGCACGTCTCCGAAGTGCTGCGCAAGACCGGAGAGAGCCTGGAGGCGAGGGAGAACGACCTGGCGGAGCTGCGAGCCTTCAACGAGGACATTCTTACCTCGATCAACAGCGGCTTGATCACCACGACGCTGGGGGGGCGCGTGACCTACTGTAACCGCGCCGCCTGCGAGATCACGGGATGCGGGATCGACGAGCTTTCCGGCAAGGACCTCGTGGGGCTGCTCGGAGCCGACGGCGCCTTCCTGGACGAGGTGCGCCGCCGCCTCGAGGGCGCCAACCGGCACCGCTTCGAGCGCGAGTTCACGGACCGGAGGGGGCGGTCGCTGTTCCTCGGGTTCACCGCCTCGGTGCTCAAGAACAAGGAGGAGCAGCCGCTCGGGCTCATCTTCATCTTCCAGGACCTGACCGACATCCGCGTCCTGGAGGAGGAAGTCTCGCTCAAGAAGCGGATGGCGGCGCTGGGCGAGATGGCCGCCGGGATGGCGCACGAGCTGCGCAACCCGCTGGGCGCCATCAGCGGCTCGGTGCAGTTCCTCAAGCGCGACCTGCCCGCCGGCTCCTCGCAGGCGGAGCTCATGGGAATCATCCTCAAGGAGTCCCGGCGCCTGGACCAGGCGATCCGCGACTTCCTGCTGTTCGCCAAGCCGGGCCCCTTCACGCCGGAGCAGGTCGATCTCGCGCTGCTGCTCTCCGAGTCGCTGAAGCTGCTGCGCAACAGCGACGAGTTCTCACCCGCGCACAAGCTGAGCACCCAGTTCCATCCCGAGCACATCCCGGTCACGGTGGACGCGAACCGCATGCGCCAGGTCTTCTGGAACCTGAGTAAGAACGCCCTGAAGGCGATGCCCGAAGGAGGGACGCTGACGGTCAAGGCGCTGGGCGAGGTCGACCAGCAGGTCCTGGTCAGCTTTGCCGACGAAGGGGTCGGCATGCCCGCCGGGGACGTCGAGAAGAACTTCCAGCCCTTTCACGGATCGTTCCAGCACGGGACCGGATTGGGCCTCGCCATCGTCTATCGCATCGTACAGGAGCACCAGGGACGGATCCGCATCAAGGGCCGGCGCGGGTCGGGAACCGAGATTCAGATTCTATTGCCGCGCGGGCAGTCGGCATCGCGCCCGCGGGCCCAGGGGGAGACTTGGACCGGATACTGA
- a CDS encoding type II secretion system F family protein translates to MPTYSWKGKGKGGRIQQGVIAADSKDAVVALLRKQQVLVTAVTEKGKEIALPKMGGGVKQKEIAIFTRQFSVMIDAGLPLVQCLEILGGQQKNRSFQKVLFEVRQDVESGSTLADSLRRHPKVFNDLFCNMIAAGEAGGILDTILQRMSSYIEKRVKLQAAVRSAMIYPSAVITIAVGVVVIILWKVIPTFAALFEGLGAQLPLPTRITIAISRFLGRYMWLLVLLAGGAAFGVFQYHKTYRGKRQIDQMVLKMPILGTLMRKIAVARFCRTLGTLLTSGVPILDGLEITARTSGNSIIEDAIMATRKSIEEGKTIAQPLEETDVFPPMVIQMISVGEQTGALDAMLSKIADFYEDEVDEAVENLMSLLEPVMIVFLGVMIGGIVISMYMPMFSLIGKIN, encoded by the coding sequence ATGCCGACGTATTCCTGGAAGGGTAAGGGGAAAGGCGGACGCATCCAGCAGGGGGTCATCGCCGCCGACAGCAAGGATGCGGTGGTGGCGTTGCTGCGCAAGCAGCAGGTGCTGGTCACCGCGGTCACCGAGAAGGGGAAGGAGATCGCCCTGCCGAAGATGGGGGGCGGCGTCAAGCAGAAGGAAATCGCCATCTTCACGCGGCAGTTCTCCGTCATGATCGACGCCGGGCTGCCGCTGGTGCAGTGCCTGGAGATCCTGGGGGGCCAGCAGAAGAACCGCTCCTTCCAGAAGGTCCTGTTCGAGGTGCGCCAGGACGTGGAATCGGGATCGACGCTGGCGGACTCCCTGCGCAGGCACCCCAAGGTCTTCAACGACCTGTTCTGCAACATGATCGCCGCCGGCGAGGCGGGCGGTATCCTCGACACCATTCTGCAGCGCATGTCCTCCTACATCGAGAAGCGTGTCAAGCTGCAGGCGGCGGTGCGCTCCGCCATGATCTACCCGTCGGCGGTCATCACCATCGCCGTGGGCGTGGTGGTCATCATCCTCTGGAAGGTCATTCCGACCTTCGCCGCCCTGTTCGAGGGCCTGGGGGCGCAGCTGCCGCTTCCCACCCGTATCACCATCGCCATTTCCAGATTCCTGGGACGCTACATGTGGCTGCTGGTCCTGCTGGCCGGCGGCGCCGCCTTCGGCGTCTTCCAGTACCACAAGACCTACCGTGGCAAGCGGCAAATCGACCAGATGGTGCTCAAGATGCCGATCCTCGGCACCCTCATGCGCAAGATCGCGGTGGCGCGCTTCTGCCGCACCCTCGGCACGCTGCTCACGTCCGGCGTCCCCATCCTCGACGGATTGGAGATTACGGCGCGCACCTCGGGCAACTCGATCATCGAGGACGCCATCATGGCGACGCGCAAGAGCATCGAGGAGGGCAAGACCATCGCCCAGCCTCTCGAGGAGACCGACGTCTTCCCGCCCATGGTCATCCAGATGATCTCGGTCGGAGAGCAGACGGGCGCGCTGGACGCCATGCTCAGCAAGATCGCCGACTTCTACGAGGACGAGGTGGACGAGGCCGTGGAGAACCTGATGTCGCTGCTGGAGCCCGTCATGATCGTCTTCCTGGGCGTCATGATCGGCGGAATCGTCATCTCCATGTACATGCCGATGTTCAGCCTCATCGGCAAGATCAACTGA